A genomic window from Vagococcus sp. CY52-2 includes:
- a CDS encoding 5-formyltetrahydrofolate cyclo-ligase yields MKQAIRQGILAKLKHLATQEDKKHALEEDMLSRLYETDQWRQANVIATTYPMTHEFNTIKLMNQAFLEGKTIVIPKTKKRGEMDFYAYHDDVALELTPFGVYEPVGSQLYDKKSIDLMIVPGVGFTQEGKRIGYGGGFYDRYLTDFKGHTISLVFDEQLLEELEIEEHDKLVDALICAHKGELYEGI; encoded by the coding sequence ATGAAACAAGCGATTAGACAAGGTATATTGGCTAAATTAAAGCATCTAGCAACACAAGAAGATAAAAAACATGCCTTAGAAGAGGATATGCTGTCTCGTTTATATGAAACTGACCAGTGGAGACAAGCAAATGTGATTGCCACGACTTACCCAATGACGCATGAATTTAATACAATAAAATTGATGAATCAAGCTTTTTTAGAAGGAAAAACGATTGTTATTCCGAAAACAAAAAAGCGTGGTGAGATGGATTTTTATGCCTATCATGATGACGTTGCGTTAGAATTAACACCATTTGGCGTGTATGAGCCAGTGGGCAGTCAACTCTATGATAAAAAATCAATTGATTTGATGATTGTTCCAGGGGTGGGATTTACACAAGAAGGCAAACGTATAGGTTATGGCGGCGGATTTTATGACCGATATTTAACTGATTTTAAAGGTCATACCATTAGTTTGGTTTTTGATGAACAGTTATTAGAAGAATTAGAAATAGAAGAACATGATAAGTTAGTTGATGCATTAATTTGTGCACATAAGGGGGAACTTTATGAGGGAATATAA
- a CDS encoding MarR family winged helix-turn-helix transcriptional regulator, with protein MDDISNKLLKLLPYWHFNVERRIKQKNELNITYESYYCLLGLTKVNSLTMKEIATDFYFGKQQTTRIINQLLEHGFVEKVVSQQDKRVTHVSITENGRMYLQKNPFDTTDLKEDLSRRLTQKDMKEFNESLDVLLKIFKKL; from the coding sequence ATGGATGATATTTCAAATAAATTACTAAAACTATTACCATATTGGCATTTTAATGTCGAAAGACGAATCAAACAAAAAAATGAACTGAATATTACGTATGAAAGTTATTATTGTTTATTAGGACTCACAAAAGTCAACTCTCTTACGATGAAAGAAATAGCGACGGATTTTTATTTTGGGAAACAACAAACCACGCGCATTATTAATCAATTACTCGAACACGGATTTGTTGAAAAAGTAGTGAGCCAACAAGATAAGCGTGTTACGCATGTTTCAATTACAGAAAACGGTAGAATGTATTTGCAAAAAAATCCATTCGATACCACAGATTTAAAAGAGGACTTGTCTCGTCGTTTAACTCAAAAAGATATGAAAGAATTTAATGAGAGTCTTGATGTCTTACTAAAAATTTTTAAAAAATTATAA
- a CDS encoding ROK family glucokinase yields MKNKLIGIDLGGTTAKLAILTEDGDIQQRWSVETNIEDDGAHIVPNIIESIKHRLDLYNMTASDFIGIGMGTPGTVDKEKGTVIGAYNLNWSTLQEIKKPMEETFGIPFDLDNDANVAALGERWKGAGNNAPDVTFITLGTGVGGGIIAEGQLLHGVAGAAGEIGHLTVDPTGFDCTCGKKGCLETVASATGVVRLARELSEEYSGDSKLKTMIDDGQEVTSKDVFDLAKDNDHFALLVVDKVCFYLGLACGNIGNMLNPQEIVIGGGVSAAGDFLLEKVQDYFEEFTFPQVTKSTSIKLAELGNSAGVIGAASLALKFKEEK; encoded by the coding sequence ATGAAAAATAAATTAATTGGAATTGATTTGGGTGGAACAACAGCAAAATTAGCGATTTTAACTGAAGATGGTGACATCCAACAACGATGGAGTGTGGAAACAAATATTGAAGATGATGGAGCTCATATTGTTCCAAATATTATTGAGTCCATCAAACACAGACTAGATTTATATAACATGACAGCATCTGATTTTATCGGAATTGGTATGGGAACACCAGGAACAGTCGATAAAGAAAAAGGAACGGTGATTGGCGCCTATAATTTAAACTGGTCAACGCTTCAAGAAATAAAAAAACCAATGGAAGAAACATTTGGTATTCCGTTTGATTTAGACAATGATGCAAACGTTGCAGCACTTGGTGAACGATGGAAAGGTGCTGGAAACAATGCACCTGATGTGACATTCATTACGCTTGGAACAGGTGTAGGTGGCGGGATTATCGCAGAAGGGCAATTATTACATGGCGTAGCAGGGGCAGCTGGAGAAATTGGTCATTTAACAGTAGATCCAACAGGATTTGATTGCACATGTGGAAAAAAAGGATGCCTTGAAACTGTGGCATCAGCTACAGGTGTGGTTCGTTTAGCCAGAGAGTTAAGTGAAGAATACTCTGGTGATTCAAAATTAAAAACAATGATTGATGATGGACAAGAAGTGACAAGTAAAGATGTATTTGACTTAGCTAAAGACAATGATCACTTTGCTTTATTAGTTGTGGATAAAGTGTGCTTCTATCTAGGTTTAGCCTGTGGTAATATTGGAAATATGCTTAACCCACAAGAGATTGTCATTGGTGGTGGTGTATCCGCAGCTGGAGATTTCTTATTAGAAAAAGTTCAAGATTATTTTGAAGAGTTTACATTCCCACAAGTCACAAAAAGTACTTCAATAAAATTAGCAGAGTTAGGAAACTCAGCTGGTGTGATTGGTGCAGCATCTCTTGCGTTAAAATTTAAAGAAGAAAAATAA
- the rlmN gene encoding 23S rRNA (adenine(2503)-C(2))-methyltransferase RlmN: MMKPSIYDFTQPQLVDWFVKNGEKKFRAAQVWQWLYEKRVTDFSEMSNLSKQTIELLKEHFVLDPLKEVVVQEGQDGTIKYLFELPDHHMIETVLMRQAYGLSVCVTTQIGCNIGCTFCASGLLKKQRNLTTGEIVAQIMKVQHYLDKQGQGERVSHIVVMGIGEPFDNYNNVMNFLHIMNDPKGLQIGARHMTVSTSGLVPKIKEFATNGLQVNLAISLHAPNNDTRTSIMQINRAYPLERLMDAVDYYLKETNRRITFEYIMLQGVNDTPEHAQQLADLLKDKKKLTYVNLIPYNTVEEHDLYQRSTKKDTLAFYDILKKNGINCVVRQEFGSDIDAACGQLRSKQMRKEKSK; this comes from the coding sequence ATAATGAAACCATCAATCTATGATTTTACACAACCTCAACTTGTTGACTGGTTTGTGAAAAATGGTGAAAAGAAATTTAGAGCAGCCCAAGTGTGGCAATGGTTATATGAAAAACGAGTGACTGATTTTTCAGAGATGAGTAATCTATCAAAACAAACAATTGAATTATTAAAAGAACATTTTGTATTAGATCCTTTAAAAGAAGTAGTCGTTCAAGAAGGTCAAGATGGAACGATAAAATATTTATTTGAGTTACCAGACCATCATATGATTGAAACAGTGTTGATGCGTCAAGCGTATGGTTTGTCTGTCTGTGTGACGACACAAATTGGGTGCAACATTGGTTGTACGTTTTGTGCGAGTGGGTTACTAAAAAAACAACGTAACTTAACAACAGGCGAAATTGTTGCTCAAATTATGAAAGTGCAGCACTACCTAGACAAACAAGGGCAAGGCGAGAGGGTGAGTCATATTGTGGTCATGGGAATTGGTGAGCCGTTTGATAATTATAACAATGTTATGAACTTCTTACACATTATGAATGATCCAAAAGGGTTACAAATAGGAGCAAGACATATGACCGTTTCAACGAGTGGTCTTGTACCAAAAATCAAGGAGTTTGCGACAAATGGCTTACAAGTTAATTTGGCTATCTCACTTCATGCGCCAAATAATGACACACGCACATCTATCATGCAAATTAATCGAGCGTATCCATTAGAGCGTTTAATGGATGCAGTGGATTATTACTTAAAAGAAACCAATCGTCGTATCACGTTTGAATACATTATGCTTCAAGGGGTTAATGACACACCAGAGCATGCCCAACAATTGGCAGACTTATTGAAAGATAAGAAAAAACTCACTTATGTCAACTTGATTCCTTATAATACAGTGGAAGAACATGACTTGTATCAACGAAGTACAAAAAAAGATACATTGGCTTTTTATGATATCTTAAAGAAAAATGGCATTAATTGTGTGGTCAGACAAGAATTTGGCTCTGATATTGATGCAGCATGTGGTCAACTTAGAAGTAAGCAAATGAGAAAAGAGAAGAGTAAATAA
- a CDS encoding rhodanese-like domain-containing protein, whose protein sequence is MSFFATLNIILLIVIIGYGLYKLFFFIKRKRAAEWIEQDKFQETMRTAQVIDVREKEDYNRGHILGARSVPYTIARAHKEYLLAIRKDAPVYLYDNRTSMAIYMAGLLKKEGYKDIYILKGGYMNWTGKTKKK, encoded by the coding sequence GTGAGTTTTTTTGCAACGTTAAATATTATATTACTTATTGTTATTATTGGTTATGGTTTATATAAATTATTCTTTTTTATTAAACGAAAGAGAGCAGCTGAGTGGATTGAACAAGACAAGTTTCAAGAAACGATGAGAACAGCTCAAGTGATTGACGTCAGAGAAAAAGAAGATTACAATCGTGGGCATATTTTAGGAGCAAGAAGTGTTCCTTATACAATTGCTAGAGCTCATAAAGAATATTTATTGGCTATTCGTAAAGACGCTCCTGTGTATTTATATGACAATCGTACTAGTATGGCAATTTATATGGCTGGTTTACTAAAAAAAGAAGGATACAAAGATATCTATATCTTAAAAGGTGGCTATATGAATTGGACAGGTAAGACAAAGAAAAAATAA
- a CDS encoding FUSC family protein — MLTKLTTHIQKNFHNNLIDYTSNLLFILLFTLIFGQENLLPIVALSVGFLMFPKINFGVKDSVLTLTNLLLFPLGGIVSQLPHDRPLGLCVIYAGFTFLILLLTAEPIVFQYSIPYLINFLFCQATPVESSNALNRIICLLVGSIVLSVLATKSTKKQPLSNSQLTLKEQITRSLTHPFYLFKMTLSVSIAMTIAILLHAPKPLWISIVAMSLTEIHFSETVKKTRERIIGTTFGVIVFYLFLVKLIPTPYAIVFILTVGFISYFLVDYQHKTVVNSIAAMNAALVIFPSGISIANRFIGLFIGIVIAMIVAMIGHVLQKLIIR; from the coding sequence ATGCTAACTAAACTAACCACACATATACAAAAAAATTTTCATAACAATTTGATTGATTATACGAGTAATTTACTTTTTATCTTACTATTTACACTGATTTTCGGTCAAGAAAATCTTCTTCCCATTGTTGCGTTAAGTGTTGGATTTTTAATGTTTCCAAAAATTAATTTTGGTGTAAAAGATAGCGTTCTGACACTCACCAACTTATTACTCTTTCCTTTAGGTGGGATCGTATCCCAATTGCCACATGATAGGCCACTTGGTTTATGTGTTATTTACGCTGGGTTTACGTTTCTGATTTTATTATTAACTGCTGAACCCATTGTTTTTCAGTATTCAATCCCTTATTTAATAAATTTTTTATTCTGTCAGGCAACACCTGTAGAGTCATCAAATGCACTAAACCGAATCATTTGTTTGCTTGTAGGAAGTATTGTACTAAGTGTATTAGCTACTAAATCAACTAAAAAACAACCTTTAAGCAACTCACAACTTACACTAAAAGAACAAATCACTCGCTCACTAACACATCCTTTTTATTTGTTCAAGATGACGTTAAGTGTCTCAATAGCGATGACAATTGCGATTTTACTCCATGCACCTAAGCCACTTTGGATTAGTATTGTGGCGATGTCATTGACTGAAATTCATTTCAGTGAAACGGTCAAAAAAACACGCGAACGCATTATTGGAACAACGTTTGGCGTGATTGTCTTTTATTTGTTTTTAGTTAAACTAATTCCAACACCTTATGCCATTGTCTTTATTTTAACAGTAGGATTCATCAGTTACTTTTTAGTTGACTATCAACACAAAACGGTTGTTAATTCGATTGCTGCCATGAATGCAGCACTCGTTATTTTCCCAAGTGGTATCTCGATTGCTAACCGATTTATCGGATTATTTATTGGAATCGTAATTGCTATGATAGTCGCAATGATAGGTCACGTGCTTCAAAAACTAATCATAAGATAG
- a CDS encoding coenzyme F420-0:L-glutamate ligase: MSRIIGTVSRGLRCPIINEGDDLESIVIDSVIEASKEGNFSIQDKDIVAVTESIVARAQGNYASIDQIAEDIRQKFNDETVGVIFPIFSRNRFSNCLRGIARGSKKIVLMLSYPSDEVGNHLISLDALDEKGVNPWTDTLTETEFRELFGYQKHTFTGVDYIEYYKELIAAEGAECEVIFSQKPKTILSYTKNILTCDIHTRYRTKRILEQNGAEKVYTLDDVLSESVDGSGFNEQYGLLGSNKSTDDGVKLFPRNSQETVDNIQRKLKELTGKQVEVMVYGDGAFKDPVGKIWELADPVVSPAYTSGLEGTPNEVKLKYLADNNFSDLRGAALEEAIKKHIDSKADDLTGLMEAQGTTPRKLTDLIGSLSDLTSGSGDKGTPIVFIQGYFDNFTN; the protein is encoded by the coding sequence ATGTCAAGAATCATTGGAACTGTATCAAGGGGATTACGTTGTCCAATTATTAATGAAGGTGATGATTTAGAATCAATCGTTATTGACAGTGTCATTGAAGCATCTAAAGAAGGAAACTTCTCAATTCAAGACAAAGATATTGTGGCTGTAACAGAATCGATTGTTGCTAGAGCTCAAGGAAATTATGCATCGATTGATCAAATTGCAGAAGATATTCGTCAAAAATTTAATGATGAGACAGTTGGGGTTATCTTCCCAATCTTTAGCCGTAATCGTTTTTCAAACTGTTTACGTGGTATTGCTAGAGGAAGCAAAAAAATTGTCTTAATGTTAAGTTATCCATCAGATGAAGTGGGAAATCATTTGATTTCACTTGACGCATTAGATGAAAAAGGAGTGAATCCTTGGACAGATACGTTAACTGAAACAGAATTTAGAGAGCTATTTGGTTATCAAAAACATACCTTTACAGGTGTTGACTATATTGAATACTATAAAGAATTAATCGCAGCAGAAGGTGCTGAGTGTGAAGTCATTTTCTCTCAAAAGCCTAAAACGATTTTATCTTATACAAAAAATATCTTAACATGTGATATTCACACACGTTACCGTACAAAACGCATCTTAGAACAAAATGGTGCGGAAAAAGTGTACACATTGGACGATGTCTTATCTGAATCGGTTGATGGAAGTGGCTTTAACGAGCAATATGGCTTACTTGGTTCAAACAAATCAACAGACGATGGTGTGAAATTATTTCCAAGAAACTCGCAAGAAACAGTGGATAATATCCAACGTAAACTAAAAGAGTTGACTGGTAAACAAGTGGAAGTCATGGTTTATGGTGATGGCGCGTTTAAAGATCCAGTTGGAAAAATTTGGGAATTAGCTGACCCAGTTGTGTCTCCTGCATACACATCAGGTTTAGAAGGCACACCAAATGAAGTGAAGTTAAAATATCTTGCGGACAACAACTTCTCTGACTTACGTGGAGCAGCATTAGAAGAAGCCATCAAAAAACACATTGATTCAAAAGCAGATGACTTAACAGGATTAATGGAAGCACAAGGAACAACACCTAGAAAATTAACTGACTTAATCGGTTCATTATCAGATTTAACGTCAGGTAGTGGAGACAAAGGAACACCGATTGTCTTTATTCAAGGCTACTTTGATAACTTTACTAACTAA
- a CDS encoding aminotransferase class V-fold PLP-dependent enzyme, which produces MDIQDYMKEFIDTFYDNIHTIQQGKPIDIIPEKTIKQLQTLNFTEEGRDLSSLLTTLEESVYPFRNVSEHKRNFAFIPAPVVDISKLGDLFESFYNPNAAGFYSSSGTAVIEEEMMAYLCEKAGYNPKKASGTFLSGGSMANLNATIAARDKYLSLDDITRGVVYISDQAHHSVHKALHVIGIPDERIRRVKTDDQLKIDPTVLQETIKADKKNALHPFIVIATAGTTNAGVIDPLPELAKICKEEDIWLHVDGAFGASVLLSTSHTHLLKGIEQADSITWDAHKWLFQSYSCAMLLVKDKTDLLRSFSETPEYLEDASENEHINTWDLGLDLSRPARGVKLWLSIQALGTKKLGDTIDYGIKLAEYTESVVRNTPKLEIITPAQTAILNFRYHREGLSEEELNSFNTALSNMIANQGFAQILTTKLQGKTVLRMCTISPETTQEDIDKTIEHISSCIEKLETN; this is translated from the coding sequence ATGGACATTCAAGATTATATGAAAGAATTTATTGATACTTTTTATGACAATATACATACCATCCAACAAGGAAAACCAATCGATATTATTCCAGAAAAAACAATCAAACAATTACAAACTTTAAACTTTACTGAAGAAGGACGAGACCTATCTAGTTTACTCACAACTTTAGAAGAAAGTGTCTATCCTTTTAGAAATGTTAGTGAACATAAACGAAATTTTGCTTTTATTCCTGCACCCGTTGTTGATATTTCAAAATTAGGTGACTTATTTGAATCATTTTATAACCCAAATGCTGCAGGATTTTATTCTAGCTCTGGAACAGCTGTCATCGAAGAAGAAATGATGGCTTATTTATGTGAAAAAGCTGGATATAATCCCAAAAAAGCAAGTGGCACATTTTTATCAGGTGGTTCAATGGCCAATCTAAATGCCACTATAGCTGCCAGAGATAAATATTTATCGTTAGATGACATCACAAGAGGTGTGGTTTATATTTCTGATCAGGCACATCATAGTGTCCATAAAGCACTTCACGTGATTGGTATTCCAGATGAAAGAATTCGTCGTGTAAAAACAGATGACCAATTAAAAATTGACCCAACAGTACTACAAGAAACAATCAAAGCTGATAAAAAGAATGCATTACATCCATTTATCGTCATTGCGACAGCTGGAACAACAAATGCGGGGGTGATTGATCCATTACCTGAATTGGCTAAAATTTGTAAAGAAGAAGATATATGGCTGCACGTGGACGGAGCATTTGGCGCATCGGTTTTATTATCAACAAGTCACACTCACTTACTTAAAGGGATTGAACAGGCTGATAGTATCACGTGGGACGCGCATAAATGGCTCTTCCAAAGTTACTCTTGTGCGATGTTATTAGTAAAAGATAAAACCGATTTATTGCGAAGTTTTAGTGAAACGCCTGAGTATTTAGAAGATGCTTCTGAAAACGAGCACATCAATACATGGGATTTAGGACTTGATTTATCTCGTCCAGCTCGTGGCGTGAAGCTATGGTTATCTATACAAGCACTTGGAACGAAAAAATTAGGTGACACGATTGATTACGGAATCAAACTAGCTGAATACACTGAGTCTGTCGTGCGAAACACACCAAAACTAGAGATTATCACACCAGCTCAAACAGCGATTCTGAACTTTAGATATCACCGTGAAGGCTTAAGTGAAGAAGAATTAAATTCATTCAATACAGCCCTTTCAAATATGATTGCTAATCAAGGTTTTGCTCAAATTTTGACAACAAAACTTCAAGGGAAAACGGTATTACGTATGTGTACCATATCGCCTGAAACGACACAAGAAGACATTGATAAAACAATCGAACACATTTCTTCTTGTATAGAAAAATTAGAAACTAACTAA
- a CDS encoding polysaccharide deacetylase family protein → MAEKRKKQFILIFLLLILVVEVVFLVRRMTLDKKASQTLASVTSEKKMIDESLNSLAHNTLENYVTSKDLLTTSNKAQEQVETSIKKVDEISNISGKVKHQKSQLLTELQKDSKAIQLVQHKIKVSQEMRDIFGTTPFRKNTLVKNLAMTKSVSSTLQDDLTSQVSALPKDEQKSALEEGLKEVTTQNQALATLDKEMATYIQKDKIKTVPSSDEYKKLDKAVSELKNDKLKKTYASQLSLLEQEVIKNDPTLLNDDKKVALTFDDGPNNTSSLQILDTLKKYNIKATFFMLGSMVDTYPDVVKKIHEAGHDIGNHTYDHKDLTKLDEASIKQEIDSTNQKIEKLTGEKPTLLRPPYGAYNERVTKVEPNMSIALWNIDTLDWKTHNPTAILGEVKKELQPHSIVLMHDIHQDSADSLENVIKFLKSQDYTFVLAKDLIN, encoded by the coding sequence TTGGCTGAAAAGAGAAAAAAGCAATTCATATTAATTTTTTTATTACTTATTTTGGTTGTAGAGGTCGTTTTTTTAGTTCGACGTATGACGTTAGATAAAAAAGCATCACAAACATTGGCTAGTGTGACAAGTGAAAAAAAGATGATTGATGAGTCACTAAATTCGCTTGCTCATAATACGTTAGAAAACTATGTTACTAGCAAAGATTTATTAACCACATCCAATAAAGCGCAAGAACAGGTTGAAACAAGTATCAAAAAAGTGGATGAGATTTCTAATATCTCTGGAAAAGTAAAGCATCAAAAAAGTCAGTTGTTAACTGAATTGCAAAAAGATTCAAAAGCGATTCAATTGGTTCAACATAAAATAAAAGTCTCTCAAGAGATGAGGGATATCTTTGGTACAACACCCTTTAGAAAAAATACGTTGGTTAAAAATCTAGCCATGACAAAAAGTGTTTCTTCTACTTTACAGGATGATTTAACATCACAGGTAAGTGCTTTACCAAAAGATGAGCAAAAGTCAGCTCTTGAAGAAGGACTGAAAGAAGTGACGACTCAAAATCAAGCGTTAGCAACCCTTGATAAAGAGATGGCAACTTATATTCAAAAAGATAAGATTAAAACTGTTCCGTCATCTGATGAATATAAAAAGTTAGATAAAGCAGTTAGCGAGTTAAAAAATGATAAACTCAAAAAAACGTATGCTAGTCAGTTATCACTTCTAGAGCAAGAGGTTATTAAAAATGATCCAACTCTTTTAAACGATGATAAAAAAGTGGCGTTAACGTTTGATGATGGACCAAACAATACCAGTTCATTGCAAATATTAGATACGTTAAAAAAATACAATATTAAGGCTACGTTCTTTATGTTGGGTTCAATGGTTGACACTTACCCAGATGTTGTCAAAAAAATTCATGAAGCAGGACATGATATTGGGAACCATACTTATGATCATAAGGATTTAACGAAATTAGATGAAGCAAGTATCAAGCAAGAAATTGATTCAACCAATCAAAAAATAGAAAAACTAACAGGTGAAAAACCAACGCTTCTTCGTCCACCATATGGGGCATATAATGAGCGTGTGACAAAAGTTGAGCCAAATATGTCCATTGCGTTGTGGAATATCGATACATTAGATTGGAAAACACATAATCCTACAGCTATTCTAGGGGAAGTTAAAAAAGAATTACAGCCTCATAGTATTGTGTTGATGCATGACATCCATCAAGACTCAGCAGATAGTTTGGAAAATGTCATTAAGTTTTTAAAAAGCCAAGATTATACTTTTGTATTGGCTAAAGACTTAATCAATTAA
- a CDS encoding YqgQ family protein — MRTMYDVQQLFKRFGIFIYVGNRLWDIELMMIELKQLEEAGLIDKQEYVKAMLVLKHEHHLEEDYQEGQ; from the coding sequence TTGAGAACAATGTATGATGTACAACAGTTATTTAAACGATTTGGTATCTTTATTTATGTTGGAAATAGATTATGGGATATTGAATTAATGATGATTGAATTAAAACAACTTGAAGAAGCCGGATTAATTGATAAACAGGAATACGTAAAGGCGATGCTTGTTTTAAAACATGAACATCATCTTGAAGAAGATTATCAGGAGGGACAATAA
- a CDS encoding rhomboid family intramembrane serine protease, with protein MREYNTSYWMHFKRGPYFTYTFLAIQIVVFILMELVGIKQGIYSGSEDVGILYQFGAMTHAAIILDGEFWRLVTPIFVHIGFFHLLLNSLGLYFVGRILEPLIGHTRFFLVYMLSGIFGNLWSFAFGSSNSISAGASTSLFGIFAAFIILGQIYKHHPGIKYMSRNMTLLILMNLVMNLFDSGVDIMGHFGGALGGLLVMMVVGVPSSRLGFNENIDWKKRVIALVFFVVLFVGCFYKGFSR; from the coding sequence ATGAGGGAATATAATACAAGTTATTGGATGCATTTCAAAAGAGGCCCATACTTTACGTATACGTTTTTAGCCATTCAAATAGTGGTGTTTATTTTGATGGAACTTGTTGGTATAAAACAAGGGATTTATTCTGGATCAGAAGATGTGGGAATATTATATCAATTTGGTGCTATGACCCATGCAGCCATTATTTTAGATGGCGAGTTTTGGCGACTTGTGACGCCTATTTTTGTCCACATTGGTTTTTTCCATTTATTATTAAATTCGTTGGGACTATATTTTGTAGGCCGTATTTTAGAGCCTTTAATTGGTCACACTCGATTTTTCCTTGTTTATATGTTAAGTGGAATTTTTGGTAATTTATGGAGTTTTGCCTTTGGTTCATCTAATTCTATTTCAGCAGGAGCGAGTACGTCACTTTTTGGAATTTTTGCGGCATTTATTATTCTAGGTCAGATTTATAAACATCATCCTGGTATTAAATACATGTCACGCAATATGACTCTTCTTATACTCATGAATTTAGTTATGAATTTATTTGATTCAGGTGTGGATATTATGGGGCATTTTGGTGGTGCATTAGGTGGATTACTTGTGATGATGGTCGTTGGCGTACCGTCTAGTCGATTAGGTTTTAATGAAAACATTGATTGGAAAAAGCGTGTGATAGCACTTGTTTTCTTCGTCGTATTGTTCGTAGGATGTTTTTATAAAGGATTTAGTAGATAA